The following nucleotide sequence is from Aspergillus nidulans FGSC A4 chromosome I.
TCAACTCCGCGGGTCGCGCCTGCGGTAATTTCCTGGTTTGATTacctgaggaggagcgcagCGGGGGACGAAAAGGAGTCGCAAATGATCCGAGAGTCGCTCGACTACCTGCAAAGCAAAGTTTTGCACCCCATCCGACGCCAACGGGCTTCTGCGAAAGACGTCGAACTCTCCCTAAAAAGAATCCATTCTACCTTCACCCAAGAAGCTACTCCACGTTCCCCCACATTTCCACAGGACCATCCAGGTCACGCCTCGTTCCCAGACCGTGTGCTGTCCTGGCTGAAACATAGAACCTCGGAGTCCACAAGGTCTCGACTGCAAAGCTTTCACTACAACCTCGGGACGAACGGCTTCGGATTTAGATTCTCCCCGGCAGATGGCGACTACCTCGTTTTCTTTTCACCGCAGAGGATCCTGGTTTGGACGGTGTCTAGGATCATGGCTGCCCTGGATCACGGGTCGGGCATTCCAGAGCCTCAGCTTCTTCGAATACAGGACGGGACTATTAGATCATATGCAGTCAGCTCAAACGCCATTTGTAACAGCCTAGAGGGGGACTCTTTTCAGGTAATCCCATTGTCGTTTCTACTGTTATCTTCTGCTAACTCTTCTAGTGTGTCATTTATGACGTTGAGAcaccatcctcgtcctctcgtGTAGGTGATGGTGTGAGAGTCTCGTACGACCACATGGGCTCTATCAAACGAGTTGCAATGTCATCAGATGGTGCTCTCACGGCATTTATCATTACGGACAGGCCAAGAGGGTCTGAGTCCGAATGCAGGATCTACCTTGCCTATACCCAACACCTGATGGACACCGCAGAGGAAGGGTGAGCCCTGTCTGGCCCTGGGACGGCTTAAGGAAAAGAGACTGATGTTGACAGAAACACCTACTCTATGCCGCGCACTAGCCGCTCCAACTCTGTCTCAGACAGTTCCCTGATGTCAATCACCACGGCCGCCAATCTGATTTTTGACAGGGTCTCAGTCGGTTCGGCGGCCCAGATGCGGTTTTTAAATTTTACACCAGACGGGAAATTTCTCGTAATGGTCAAACAAGAAGGTTCACGGTTCTCCATCAGGGCCTGGGAGACTTATAGTGGCAGATGCAACAAAGACTTCTCAGTGGAAATTGCGGTAGGAGAGCTAACCCAATAATTTGCTCACCACCGAACTGACTTTAATGCTAGGAACCCTGGGCTTTCCGAAACCTCTTCACTACGTGCTGCCTCTTCGTGACGAAAGCTACAGAGCCTTGTTTAGCCATGGTATCTGACCACCGTCGCATCCTGCACGTTAATCTGGCGAGGCACACGTACAATGATCGAAGACTCAACGTTGACGTGGATAGTATGTTTGTCTGCGATGATGGACACACCTTAGTTCTCATCGGCAAGAACAACGGGCTGAGAGCATACTTATTACCTCTTCAAGCCCTGGATAAATCCAAGTTTATTGGGATCGCGAAGATAAACCGTCTATCATATACTCCCGCCCTCGATGATGCCGCGGTCAGAAGAGATGCAAATGGACAtttgaagctgctgatcGCCAGTTCCTCTGGAGCATTCTTTGATATGGATGTCAGTGCTGAGGGTTGAAATCTGAGTACCAACTACAATCTATAATCCAGCCGATGCATTTTCCGCCACCGGATCCTCTCGTCAAAGCAAGATAGAGACACCAAAAGCACACCCATTCCTGCCTACCGCTATGCAATCTAGACTCTGCCctacctggagagctcaAACCATCATTGCTTCCGTTGTTGATCGCTCAGTACGCTGCTTGGCCTTTTGGAAGTACCACCAGTAGCAAAGAGTTGCCGCTGTGAGAGGCACCGAGCAAACGATGTAGATCCAGAACTGCGGGGATACAACAATATGACGACTTTCGTCCATCTCAAAGAATGAATTCATTCCAAGGAGGGTCTAAACAAGTTAGTGCTTGGCTTACCATATAGTATCGCCGCCACTTACTGCCATAAAGGTTGCCGGGAGATATACGAGCGTAACAACAGTTATGACTCGGACCGTGGTGGAGTCGCGCAACATGAACTCGGTCTGCCGTTTTGAGATGTATGCATCCTTGAACGATAGCGTGTCTGTAATATGCGCCGCAATCCTTGAGGTGCGGCTCTGCAGTGACCACGCCGCCTGGCCGTACGAGTTTACTGTGGCGGAATAGTTGTTGAGCAACTGTTTCATCATCTGCAAGTCGTGTTTCTCGATCTCCCCGCATTCACCCAGAGCTGCATTGGCCTGGTGCAAGACATCAAAGGTCTTGTCAAGCGACCGGAAGATCGGCTGCATGGCTAAACATCGGTTCTCAGTATTGCGAACTGCAGTTAGCGATTCGTGGTTGACACGCAATGGTTTGTCAATTTCGGCTGTCACCGTGATATTGGCCTTGATCATCAGCAAAGCTAGATGGTGGTATTAGAGGAAGGCAACCTACAATTGGAAGCATGCGGCCTTCTAGGTGCCTTAGGTACTCTCTCCAAGCAGGAAAGAAGGTACCAAAGAGCATgctgtggatgaggaggggaTTGCGCTGCAGCGTCGACCGCTCGGCTGGTGATAAAAGACAGCGCTTGAGACGGTCTTGAAATTTGCACTCTGTGGTTGGATTTAAGAAGAGCCAGGTACTGTTTTTCGTCGCGAATTCATATTTGTGATATACGCCTGTTTGTCGTAGTACCCAAGGATCTCTCCCCTTATCGACGGGTGATTTATCAAAAGCATACTTGATAATGTAGATGATTTCTTTCTTCGATTAGTTTGAACGCTTTTGTAGCTGCACGAAACCGGCACCTACCGATTGATTCGGCGCTGAGCCTAAGCACTGGGGCGCTGGTGAAGCCCTCTTCTACTGCAATCGTCTTTTGGAAAAAGGACAATGGCAGTTCGAATAAGTTTGACGACGCGCCAACGATATCAACAATCTCATCAAACATCATGCGAGTGACATTCAGCGGCCTCCAAGAGTTGCGCTGGTTGATAGATCTGGTCGGTTAGCAACGACCTACTTGCACTGATGGATGACCTACAGAAACCTCAGcgcccttcctcctctctgAGTGCTATGAAGACTCCTATATCCCCGGAGTTCGGCAAGTGAGCTCAGTGTTCTCTCGGTCACTACCCCTCATCTGGTCAATAATTGGCCATACAGCATTGGCTGAGATGATGCCTACCTAGGTCCCCAGAGTCGACATCGGTCCAAGTCACCTGGCAAAGCGACTCAGACAGGCTAAAACATCTCCGTGCCTCTGCGCGGGATTGACAATCCTCGGTGTATGGAACGAGGGAGTATAAGTCGATAATATCCGACCTTAGGAGATTGTCTGGGAACCCCTCTATAGCGGGTGCATACGATGGAGTCATCGTATCAAGCTCCATGTTTGTCATCGTCGCTATTGCAGATATAGATCGACGGCAAAATTTCAGGCGATCTTTGATTTATGAGAACTTATaccaggaagagaaaaaagtgTGCCTTGAGTGATCTGAGTCTGAAAATGAACGGAGACAGGATAGCGCCACACCACAAGAACACGCGCCATAGACAAAAGCAAACACAGCAAAATGCGAAAGAAAAGACAATGATTGGGTCAATATGTTCAGCCTTCCCTCCATCTGCCGCCGAAAGTCAGCCTTCCACTAAAGTTTGCGGTGCAGGTTCTGGCTTATTCAGAGATCGCCCTAGGAGACGGTCAGTCTATTCTCAGCCACCGTCATagccccagc
It contains:
- a CDS encoding protein ffkI (transcript_id=CADANIAT00007562); protein product: MERIDQICEDFSNQLLRFRERNYEARPFYPNGTARDVFWVNQQGLEELFRIIIPTGGLSSDRDLVPELVRRVLRSLSKVLAVVVRIRVSGDVDILRQFLDLIIHDNDFRHSPKLTDESLPISLTDAESFFHGFANEFFDTQFQFCAITLRREGDIVYQDYRSQCPLPYKKQERIGAGAFGEVYKVKIERRHLRLTGDRTGNIEPEWIARKDFRRHQSFTVELDALKEIMEQPQKHDHLVMVLAILQYHDINSLFFPLATCDLQQYLSGKHDGDRPGPITLEEKAIVYKRGVALAGALAFLHGGSGGKVCLHLDLKPSNVLVFDAFNPEKEIWKITDFGLTRVRNNEYSSLAPGVEGIYLPPECATPHDRVTTHSDVWSFGCIFSLVITYILHGTRGVTKFTLKRGEREEGDYFYIKPRNSTPRVAPAVISWFDYLRRSAAGDEKESQMIRESLDYLQSKVLHPIRRQRASAKDVELSLKRIHSTFTQEATPRSPTFPQDHPGHASFPDRVLSWLKHRTSESTRSRLQSFHYNLGTNGFGFRFSPADGDYLVFFSPQRILVWTVSRIMAALDHGSGIPEPQLLRIQDGTIRSYAVSSNAICNSLEGDSFQCVIYDVETPSSSSRVGDGVRVSYDHMGSIKRVAMSSDGALTAFIITDRPRGSESECRIYLAYTQHLMDTAEEGNTYSMPRTSRSNSVSDSSLMSITTAANLIFDRVSVGSAAQMRFLNFTPDGKFLVMVKQEGSRFSIRAWETYSGRCNKDFSVEIAEPWAFRNLFTTCCLFVTKATEPCLAMVSDHRRILHVNLARHTYNDRRLNVDVDSMFVCDDGHTLVLIGKNNGLRAYLLPLQALDKSKFIGIAKINRLSYTPALDDAAVRRDANGHLKLLIASSSGAFFDMDVSAEG
- a CDS encoding uncharacterized protein (transcript_id=CADANIAT00007563); translated protein: MTPSYAPAIEGFPDNLLRSDIIDLYSLVPYTEDCQSRAEARRCFSLSESLCQVTWTDVDSGDLVTERTLSSLAELRGYRSLHSTQRGGRALRFLSINQRNSWRPLNVTRMMFDEIVDIVGASSNLFELPLSFFQKTIAVEEGFTSAPVLRLSAESIEIIYIIKYAFDKSPVDKGRDPWVLRQTGVYHKYEFATKNSTWLFLNPTTECKFQDRLKRCLLSPAERSTLQRNPLLIHSMLFGTFFPAWREYLRHLEGRMLPIANITVTAEIDKPLRVNHESLTAVRNTENRCLAMQPIFRSLDKTFDVLHQANAALGECGEIEKHDLQMMKQLLNNYSATVNSYGQAAWSLQSRTSRIAAHITDTLSFKDAYISKRQTEFMLRDSTTVRVITVVTLVYLPATFMATLLGMNSFFEMDESRHIVVSPQFWIYIVCSVPLTAATLCYWWYFQKAKQRTERSTTEAMMV